A genomic region of Pseudomonas sp. MPC6 contains the following coding sequences:
- the pstA gene encoding phosphate ABC transporter permease PstA yields MSGGAVSIAVIMTIGLLAVIAVRGLGHFWPADLIHASYDVPGQANHLVVGEVVQKEQVPRERLKSAGLPVPDQGPEFMTRELIKVGNRDLNGNDFTWIVGEWLTNQKTPPELMAVERREWGNFYGYLVNVKQDGKVIAEGEAAWPELQARVARVNELAAQLKTLEKSDIGAINAGLERIRLHGRKLELAGKLDATAQADMESERAELNARYQDIEARLADLHAQFNRDSLTARDANGKEIVIDIGKVVHAYQPNAMGTFTKIGFYFSKVWEFLSDDPREANTEGGIFPAIFGTVMMTLIMAMIVTPFGVLAAVYLREYAKQNALTRIIRIAVNNLAGVPAIVYGVFGLGFFVYVLGGSVDRLFFPEALPAPTFGTPGLLWASLTLALLAVPVVIVATEEGLARIPRTVREGSLALGATKAETLWKIVLPMASPAMMTGMILAVARAAGEVAPLMLVGVVKLAPSLPLDGNYPYLHLDQKIMHLGFHIYDVGFQSPNVEAARPLVYATALLLVLVIATLNLSAVYIRNHLREKYKALDS; encoded by the coding sequence ATGAGCGGTGGCGCGGTGTCCATCGCGGTCATCATGACCATTGGCCTGCTCGCGGTGATTGCCGTGCGCGGCTTGGGTCACTTTTGGCCGGCGGACCTGATCCACGCCAGCTACGACGTGCCGGGCCAGGCCAATCACCTGGTCGTCGGCGAAGTGGTGCAAAAGGAACAAGTGCCCCGCGAGCGCCTGAAAAGCGCTGGCCTGCCGGTGCCCGATCAGGGCCCGGAGTTCATGACCCGCGAGCTGATCAAGGTCGGCAACCGTGACCTGAACGGCAACGACTTCACCTGGATCGTCGGCGAGTGGCTGACGAATCAGAAAACGCCGCCGGAGCTGATGGCCGTCGAGCGTCGTGAGTGGGGCAACTTCTACGGCTACCTGGTCAACGTCAAACAGGACGGCAAGGTCATCGCCGAAGGCGAAGCCGCATGGCCGGAGTTGCAGGCCCGTGTCGCTCGCGTCAATGAGCTCGCGGCACAACTCAAGACCCTGGAGAAGTCCGATATCGGCGCGATCAACGCCGGCCTCGAACGCATCCGCCTGCATGGTCGCAAACTGGAACTGGCCGGTAAACTCGACGCCACCGCGCAAGCGGACATGGAGTCCGAGCGCGCCGAGCTGAACGCGCGTTATCAGGACATCGAAGCGCGTCTTGCCGACCTGCACGCCCAGTTCAACCGCGACAGCCTGACGGCCCGCGATGCCAACGGCAAAGAAATCGTCATCGATATCGGCAAGGTGGTGCATGCCTACCAGCCGAACGCCATGGGCACCTTCACCAAGATTGGCTTCTACTTCAGCAAGGTCTGGGAATTCCTCAGCGACGACCCGCGTGAAGCGAACACCGAAGGCGGGATCTTCCCGGCGATTTTCGGCACTGTGATGATGACCTTGATCATGGCGATGATCGTGACGCCGTTCGGTGTACTGGCGGCGGTTTACTTGCGTGAGTATGCCAAGCAGAACGCCTTGACCCGGATTATCCGCATCGCGGTGAACAACCTGGCGGGTGTTCCGGCCATCGTTTACGGCGTGTTCGGCCTGGGCTTCTTCGTCTATGTGCTGGGCGGCTCGGTCGACCGGTTGTTCTTCCCTGAAGCATTGCCGGCGCCGACCTTCGGTACGCCGGGTCTGCTCTGGGCGTCCCTGACCCTGGCGCTGCTGGCGGTGCCCGTGGTGATCGTGGCCACCGAAGAAGGCCTGGCGCGGATTCCCCGCACCGTGCGTGAAGGCTCGTTGGCCCTCGGCGCGACCAAGGCGGAAACCTTGTGGAAGATCGTGCTGCCGATGGCCAGCCCGGCGATGATGACCGGGATGATCCTCGCCGTGGCGCGCGCCGCCGGTGAAGTGGCGCCGCTGATGCTGGTGGGCGTGGTGAAACTGGCACCGTCGCTGCCGCTGGACGGCAACTACCCGTACTTGCACCTGGACCAGAAGATCATGCACCTGGGCTTCCATATTTATGACGTCGGCTTCCAGAGCCCGAACGTCGAAGCCGCACGGCCGCTGGTGTACGCCACAGCGCTGTTGCTGGTGCTGGTGATCGCGACATTGAACCTGTCGGCCGTCTACATCCGTAACCACCTGCGCGAAAAATACAAAGCGCTGGATAGCTAA
- a CDS encoding ABC transporter permease subunit, with product MNDLANSPMTTNPPKRIDFNTPELQRKRRIRALKDRLTRWYVLIGGLAVLGAITLIFFFLGYVVLPLFQGADLTAKDAITPAWMQDAGKPLMISLEEQNQVALRVSDKGQALFFDIDNGAELRRVDLPVPAGASVTSIGEDQPGHPLVAVGFSNGQALVFRHTYKVTYPDGKKTISPAIEYPYGETPITLNEAGGALEHVSLNATDTTLMLVGSTGSQLNVLSLTSEENMMTGEITSEQKRIDLPQMTEPVKNIFVDPRQQWLYVINGRAQADVFSLRDKSLNGRYKLLENGEAEITASTQLVGGISLILGDSKGGLAQWFMARDPDGESRLKQIRSFQMGSTPIVEITAEERRKGFIALDASGKLGVFHSTAHRTLLVDQVVEGQGIFGLSPRANRVIVEAGGKIQPLLLDNPHPEVSWSALWSKVWYENYDEPKYVWQSTAANTDFEPKLSLAPLTFGTLKAAFYAMLLAAPLAVAAAIYTAYFMAPGMRRKVKPVIELMEAMPTVILGFFAGLFLAPYVEGHLPGIFSLLMLLPIGILVAGFVFSRLPEAIRLKVPDGWESAILIPVILFVGWLSLYMSPYMETWFFGGDMRMWISHDLGITYDQRNALVVGLAMGFAVIPNIYSIAEDAVFSVPRGLTLGSLALGATPWQTMTRVVLLTASPGIFSALMIGMGRAVGETMIVLMATGNTPVMEMNLFEGLRTLAANVAVEMPESEVGGSHYRVLFLSALVLLLFTFVMNTLAELIRQRLRKKYSSL from the coding sequence ATGAATGATCTGGCCAATTCCCCCATGACTACAAATCCCCCCAAGCGAATTGACTTCAATACGCCTGAGCTGCAACGCAAGCGCCGTATTCGTGCGCTCAAAGATCGCCTGACCCGCTGGTACGTCCTTATTGGCGGCCTCGCTGTCCTGGGCGCGATCACACTGATCTTCTTCTTCCTCGGCTACGTCGTTCTGCCCCTGTTCCAGGGCGCCGACCTGACCGCCAAAGACGCCATCACCCCTGCCTGGATGCAAGACGCCGGCAAGCCATTGATGATCTCCCTGGAAGAGCAGAACCAGGTCGCCTTGCGGGTTTCCGACAAGGGGCAGGCACTGTTCTTCGACATCGACAATGGCGCCGAACTCAGGCGCGTCGACCTGCCGGTTCCGGCGGGTGCCAGCGTCACCTCGATCGGTGAAGACCAGCCAGGTCATCCGCTGGTAGCCGTGGGCTTTTCCAACGGCCAGGCCCTGGTGTTCCGTCATACCTATAAAGTCACTTACCCGGACGGCAAGAAGACCATCTCGCCGGCCATCGAGTACCCGTATGGCGAAACCCCGATTACGTTGAACGAGGCAGGCGGTGCGCTGGAGCACGTCAGCCTCAACGCCACCGATACGACCCTGATGCTGGTCGGTTCCACCGGTTCGCAACTCAATGTCTTGTCGCTGACCAGCGAAGAAAACATGATGACCGGTGAAATCACCAGCGAGCAGAAGCGCATCGATCTGCCGCAGATGACCGAGCCGGTAAAAAACATCTTCGTCGACCCGCGTCAGCAGTGGCTGTACGTGATCAACGGTCGTGCGCAAGCCGATGTGTTCAGCCTGCGCGACAAGAGCCTCAACGGTCGCTACAAGTTGCTCGAAAACGGCGAGGCCGAGATTACTGCCAGCACCCAGTTGGTGGGCGGTATCTCGCTGATCCTCGGCGATTCCAAAGGCGGCCTGGCCCAGTGGTTCATGGCGCGCGACCCTGATGGCGAATCGCGTCTGAAGCAGATCCGCAGCTTCCAGATGGGCAGCACGCCGATCGTTGAAATCACCGCCGAAGAACGTCGCAAAGGCTTCATCGCCCTCGACGCCTCCGGCAAGCTCGGCGTGTTCCACAGCACCGCCCACCGCACCTTGCTGGTGGACCAGGTGGTCGAAGGCCAAGGGATCTTCGGTCTGTCGCCACGGGCCAACCGCGTGATCGTGGAAGCGGGCGGCAAGATTCAACCGCTGCTGCTCGACAACCCGCACCCGGAAGTGTCCTGGAGCGCGCTGTGGAGCAAGGTCTGGTACGAGAACTACGACGAGCCTAAATACGTCTGGCAATCGACCGCCGCAAACACCGATTTCGAACCCAAATTGAGCCTGGCGCCCCTGACCTTCGGTACGTTGAAGGCCGCGTTCTACGCCATGTTGCTGGCCGCGCCACTGGCGGTTGCCGCGGCGATCTACACCGCCTACTTCATGGCCCCGGGCATGCGCCGCAAGGTCAAGCCGGTGATCGAGCTGATGGAAGCGATGCCGACGGTGATCCTCGGTTTCTTCGCCGGCCTGTTCCTCGCGCCTTATGTAGAAGGGCATCTGCCGGGCATCTTCAGCCTGCTGATGCTGTTGCCGATCGGCATCCTGGTCGCCGGTTTTGTCTTCAGCCGCCTGCCTGAGGCCATTCGCCTGAAAGTGCCGGACGGTTGGGAAAGCGCGATTCTGATTCCGGTGATCCTGTTTGTGGGCTGGTTGTCGCTGTACATGAGCCCGTACATGGAAACCTGGTTCTTCGGCGGCGACATGCGCATGTGGATCTCCCACGACTTAGGGATCACCTACGACCAGCGCAACGCACTGGTGGTCGGTCTGGCCATGGGCTTCGCCGTTATTCCGAACATCTACTCCATCGCCGAAGACGCGGTGTTCAGCGTGCCGCGTGGCCTGACCCTGGGTTCCCTGGCCCTCGGAGCCACGCCATGGCAGACCATGACTCGCGTGGTGCTCCTCACCGCCAGCCCGGGCATCTTCTCGGCACTGATGATCGGCATGGGCCGTGCGGTCGGTGAAACCATGATCGTGCTGATGGCCACCGGTAACACCCCGGTCATGGAAATGAACCTGTTCGAAGGCCTGCGCACCCTGGCCGCCAACGTCGCGGTGGAAATGCCGGAGTCGGAAGTCGGCGGCAGCCACTACCGCGTGCTGTTCCTCTCGGCGCTGGTGCTGCTGTTGTTCACCTTCGTCATGAACACCCTCGCAGAACTGATTCGTCAGCGCCTGCGCAAGAAATACTCGTCGCTTTAA
- a CDS encoding phosphate ABC transporter substrate-binding protein PstS family protein yields the protein MKLKRLMAAMTFVAAGVATANAVAAVDPAIPSYTKTTGVSGNLSSVGSDTLANLMTLWAENYKKEYPNVNIQIQAAGSSTAPPALTEGTANLGPMSRKMKDNELQAFETKYGYKPTAIPVAVDALAVFVHKDNPIQHMTMEQVDAIFSSTRLCGAKADVKTWGDLGVTGDLANKPVQLFGRNSVSGTYGYFKEEALCKGDYKPNVNEQPGSASVVQSISSSLNGVGYSGIGYKTASVKTVALAKKGSAEFIEDTEENALNGKYPLSRFLYVYVNKAPNKPLAPLEAEFVKLILSKQGQEVVVKDGYIPLPAKVAAKALADLGLQEGSNVAKK from the coding sequence ATGAAACTGAAGCGTTTGATGGCGGCAATGACTTTTGTCGCTGCTGGCGTTGCGACTGCCAACGCGGTTGCCGCTGTTGACCCTGCGATCCCGAGCTACACCAAGACCACTGGTGTGTCGGGCAACCTGTCCAGCGTCGGCTCCGATACCCTGGCCAACCTCATGACCCTGTGGGCTGAGAACTACAAAAAAGAATACCCGAACGTCAACATCCAGATTCAGGCCGCCGGTTCGTCTACCGCGCCGCCTGCGCTGACTGAAGGCACCGCTAACCTGGGCCCGATGAGCCGCAAGATGAAGGACAACGAGCTGCAGGCCTTCGAAACCAAATACGGCTACAAGCCAACCGCGATTCCGGTGGCCGTGGACGCCTTGGCGGTGTTCGTGCACAAGGACAACCCGATCCAGCACATGACCATGGAACAAGTCGACGCGATCTTCTCGTCCACTCGTCTGTGCGGCGCCAAAGCCGATGTGAAAACCTGGGGTGACCTGGGTGTGACCGGCGACCTGGCGAACAAGCCGGTTCAGCTGTTCGGTCGTAACTCGGTATCGGGCACCTATGGCTACTTCAAGGAAGAGGCCCTGTGCAAAGGTGACTACAAGCCAAACGTCAACGAACAACCAGGTTCGGCTTCGGTTGTGCAGTCGATCAGCTCCTCGCTGAACGGAGTGGGCTACTCGGGCATCGGCTACAAGACCGCCAGCGTGAAGACAGTGGCCCTGGCCAAGAAAGGCAGCGCAGAGTTCATTGAAGACACTGAAGAGAACGCCCTGAACGGCAAGTACCCGCTGTCGCGCTTCCTCTACGTCTACGTCAACAAAGCGCCGAACAAGCCTCTGGCCCCGCTGGAAGCCGAGTTCGTGAAGCTGATCCTGTCCAAGCAGGGCCAGGAAGTTGTAGTGAAAGACGGCTACATCCCGCTGCCAGCCAAGGTTGCTGCAAAAGCACTGGCTGACCTGGGTTTGCAGGAAGGTAGCAACGTAGCAAAAAAGTAA
- a CDS encoding MFS transporter, producing MTTTAPSNIAQPSQSARPLTRSDYKTLSLSALGGALEFYDFIIFVFFATVVGKLFFPADMPEWLRLMQTFGIFAAGYLARPLGGIVMAHFGDLLGRKKMFTLSIFMMAVPTLIMGLLPTYAQIGMWAPILLLLMRVIQGAAIGGEVPGAWVFVSEHVPQRHIGYACGTLTSGLTAGILLGSLVATAINSFYTPVEVADYAWRIPFLLGGVFGLFSVYLRRWLHETPVFAELQLRKALAEEVPLRAVLRDHRGAILISMLLTWLLSAAIVVLILMTPTVLQTVYHFSPTTSLQANSLAIVFLSFGCIIAGALSDRFGAGRVFVFGCTALLLTSWTFYHSLAAHPDWLFPLYSLTGLLVGTIGAVPYVMVKAFPPVVRFSGLSFSYNVAYAIFGGLTPMIVSLLLKESPMGPAYYVAVLCGVGIVVGGYLWRKGR from the coding sequence ATGACCACCACAGCGCCTTCGAACATCGCGCAACCCTCCCAATCCGCACGTCCGTTGACCCGCAGCGACTACAAGACGTTATCGCTGTCTGCCCTGGGTGGTGCGCTGGAGTTCTACGACTTCATCATTTTCGTGTTCTTCGCCACGGTGGTGGGCAAGCTGTTCTTCCCGGCCGACATGCCGGAATGGCTGCGCCTGATGCAGACATTCGGCATTTTTGCCGCCGGTTACCTGGCACGACCGCTGGGTGGCATCGTCATGGCGCACTTCGGTGACCTGCTGGGTCGCAAGAAGATGTTCACGTTGAGTATTTTCATGATGGCGGTGCCGACCCTGATCATGGGTTTGCTGCCGACTTACGCGCAGATCGGCATGTGGGCGCCGATCCTGTTGCTGCTGATGCGGGTGATCCAGGGCGCGGCGATTGGCGGTGAAGTGCCGGGCGCCTGGGTATTCGTGTCCGAACACGTGCCCCAGCGGCACATCGGTTACGCTTGCGGCACCCTGACCAGCGGTCTGACGGCGGGTATTCTGCTGGGCTCATTGGTCGCCACGGCGATCAACAGCTTCTACACCCCGGTGGAAGTCGCGGATTATGCCTGGCGGATTCCGTTCCTGCTGGGCGGTGTGTTCGGCCTGTTCTCGGTTTATCTGCGCCGCTGGCTGCACGAGACCCCCGTGTTCGCCGAGTTGCAGCTGCGCAAGGCGCTGGCGGAAGAAGTGCCGTTGCGTGCGGTGTTGCGTGACCATCGCGGTGCGATCCTGATTTCCATGCTGCTGACCTGGCTGCTGTCCGCTGCGATCGTGGTATTGATCCTGATGACGCCGACCGTGCTGCAGACCGTCTACCACTTCTCGCCGACCACGTCGCTGCAAGCCAATAGCCTGGCGATCGTGTTTCTGAGCTTCGGCTGCATCATTGCCGGCGCATTGTCGGATCGGTTCGGCGCAGGCCGGGTCTTCGTGTTCGGCTGCACGGCGCTATTGCTCACCTCCTGGACCTTCTACCACAGCCTGGCCGCGCACCCCGACTGGCTGTTCCCCCTGTACTCCCTGACCGGCCTGCTGGTCGGCACCATCGGCGCCGTGCCCTATGTAATGGTCAAGGCCTTCCCGCCCGTGGTGCGTTTCAGTGGCCTGTCGTTTTCCTACAACGTCGCCTACGCCATCTTTGGCGGCCTGACCCCGATGATCGTCAGCCTGCTGCTCAAGGAAAGCCCGATGGGGCCGGCGTATTACGTGGCGGTGCTGTGCGGTGTGGGGATTGTGGTGGGTGGGTATCTCTGGAGAAAGGGCCGCTAA